A stretch of Girardinichthys multiradiatus isolate DD_20200921_A chromosome 20, DD_fGirMul_XY1, whole genome shotgun sequence DNA encodes these proteins:
- the LOC124856399 gene encoding proline-rich protein 13-like, producing the protein MWPNQGPSPPMGPQNPAFPPGYNPAFPTAPASGIFPQGPNPAYTPGPYPAGQYPAGQFPAPMNPTMIPNVPPGAMPYGAPGPHAYPMAPGGVHPGPYPHSPKGGHHKGHHQGHHPGGLHPGPGMVVGGHGHKKHKKMKKMKKGHKHGHHKHGKSSSSSSSSSSSSSDSD; encoded by the exons ATGTGGCCGAATCAAG GTCCCTCTCCTCCTATGGGTCCTCAAAATCCCGCCTTCCCTCCTGGTTACAACCCCGCATTTCCCACTGCTCCTGCATCAGGAATCTTCCCCCAGGGTCCAAACCCTGCATACACACCAGGCCCGTATCCTGCCGGCCAGTACCCAGCAGGCCAATTCCCAGCTCCCATGAACCCAACCATGATTCCCAACGTACCTCCAGGGGCGATGCCTTATGGAGCTCCTGGACCTCATGCTTATCCCATGGCTCCTGGGGGTGTTCATCCAGGTCCATACCCCCATTCTCCCAAAGGAGGTCATCACAAGGGCCACCACCAAGGTCATCATCCAGGTGGATTACATCCCGGGCCTGGAATGGTAGTTGGAGGACATGGACACAAAAAGCataagaagatgaagaagatgaagaaaggTCACAAGCATGGACACCACAAACATGGCAAG tcatcaagcagcagcagcagcagcagcagcagcagcagtgactCAGACTAA
- the LOC124857107 gene encoding proline-rich protein 13-like, whose product MWPNQGPPPLPMGQQNPAFPPGHCAPYVTAPGPGIYPHAPHPAYPGYPAGQYPAGPYPASPYPAGQYPAGHYSTPMNPAMIPHGLTGVMPHGALGPHPYPMHPAGHPFHPRDVHLGPILHSSKDFGHGPYKGYHHHHHDGFNPSAGILAGGMAVGMGFLGHKANKKMRKKMKKAHKYHMHGYYKHGKSSSSSSDSD is encoded by the exons ATGTGGCCAAATCAAG GTCCTCCTCCCCTTCCAATGGGTCAACAAAATCCTGCTTTCCCTCCTGGTCACTGTGCTCCATATGTAACTGCCCCTGGACCTGGTATCTACCCCCACGCTCCACACCCTGCTTACCCTGGATACCCTGCCGGTCAGTATCCTGCAGGCCCGTATCCTGCAAGCCCGTATCCTGCCGGCCAGTACCCTGCAGGCCACTACTCCACTCCCATGAACCCAGCCATGATTCCCCATGGACTTACAGGAGTGATGCCGCATGGAGCTCTTGGACCTCATCCATATCCCATGCATCCTGCAGGACATCCATTCCATCCCAGAGATGTTCATCTAGGTCCAATCCTGCACTCCTCAAAAGATTTCGGTCACGGCCCCTATAAAggttatcatcatcatcaccatgaTGGGTTCAACCCTTCGGCTGGAATATTAGCTGGAGGAATGGCAGTGGGAATGGGTTTTCTTGGACACAAGGCTAAtaagaaaatgaggaaaaagatGAAGAAGGCTCACAAATATCACATGCATGGTTACTACAAACATGGCAAG TcatccagcagcagcagtgacTCAGACTGA
- the LOC124856296 gene encoding poly(rC)-binding protein 2 isoform X7 produces MDSGVIEGGLNVTLTIRLLMHGKEVGSIIGKKGESVKKMREESGARINISEGNCPERIITLAGPTTAIFKAFSMIIEKLEEDISSSMTNSTATSKPPVTLRIVVPASQCGSLIGKGGCKIKEIRESTGAQVQVAGDMLPNSTERAITIAGTPQSIIECVKQICVVMLESPPKGVTIPYRPKPSGSPVIFAGGQAYAVQGQHAIPQPDSSSAAISPQLTKLHQLAMQQSPFPIAPGNQGFTGIDASAQTSSHEMTIPNDLIGCIIGRQGAKINEIRQMSGAQIKIANPVDGSTDRQVTITGSPASISLAEYLINARLSSEATGLAAN; encoded by the exons ATGGACTCCGGAGTGATTGAAGGCGGACTCAATGTCACCCTTACTATAAGGCTGCTCATGCACGGCAAG GAGGTTGGAAGCATAATTGGAAAG AAAGGTGAATCTGTGAAGAAAATGAGAGAAGAG AGTGGGGCTCGTATCAACATCTCTGAAGGCAATTGTCCTGAACGGATCATCACTTTGGCAGGTCCGACGACAGCCATCTTTAAAGCGTTCTCCATGATCATAGAGAAGTTGGAAGAG GATATCAGCAGCTCAATGACAAACAGCACAGCTACCAGCAAGCCCCCAGTGACCCTACGCATTGTAGTACCTGCCAGCCAGTGTGGCTCACTCATTGGGAAAGGTGGCTGCAAGATCAAGGAAATTCGAGAG TCAACCGGTGCTCAGGTACAGGTGGCAGGAGACATGCTTCCCAACTCCACAGAACGTGCCATCACCATTGCTGGGACTCCTCAGTCAATAATTGAGTGTGTTAAGCAGATCTGTGTGGTCATGCTTGAG TCTCCCCCTAAAGGGGTCACCATCCCCTACCGACCCAAGCCTTCAGGATCACCCGTCATCTTTGCAGGTGGACAG GCCTATGCTGTACAAGGACAGCACGCGATCCCACAGCCAGAT TCTTCCTCTGCTGCTATTTCTCCACAGCTCACCAAGCTTCACCAGCTGGCTATGCAGCAGAGCCCTTTCCCTATTGCACCAGGCAACCAGGGATTCACTG gGATAGATGCTTCTGCTCAGACTAGTTCCCATGAGATGACCATTCCAAATGAT CTGATTGGATGCATCATTGGCCGCCAGGGAGCCAAGATCAATGAGATCAGGCAAATGTCAGGTGCCCAGATCAAGATCGCAAATCCAGTGGACGGATCAACTGACCGCCAGGTTACCATCACAGGTTCGCCCGCCAGCATCAGTCTGGCGGAGTACCTCATCAATGCAAG
- the LOC124856296 gene encoding poly(rC)-binding protein 2 isoform X8, which yields MDSGVIEGGLNVTLTIRLLMHGKEVGSIIGKKGESVKKMREESGARINISEGNCPERIITLAGPTTAIFKAFSMIIEKLEEDISSSMTNSTATSKPPVTLRIVVPASQCGSLIGKGGCKIKEIRESTGAQVQVAGDMLPNSTERAITIAGTPQSIIECVKQICVVMLESPPKGVTIPYRPKPSGSPVIFAGGQAYAVQGQHAIPQPDLTKLHQLAMQQSPFPIAPGNQGFTGIDASAQTSSHEMTIPNDLIGCIIGRQGAKINEIRQMSGAQIKIANPVDGSTDRQVTITGSPASISLAEYLINARLSSEATGLAAN from the exons ATGGACTCCGGAGTGATTGAAGGCGGACTCAATGTCACCCTTACTATAAGGCTGCTCATGCACGGCAAG GAGGTTGGAAGCATAATTGGAAAG AAAGGTGAATCTGTGAAGAAAATGAGAGAAGAG AGTGGGGCTCGTATCAACATCTCTGAAGGCAATTGTCCTGAACGGATCATCACTTTGGCAGGTCCGACGACAGCCATCTTTAAAGCGTTCTCCATGATCATAGAGAAGTTGGAAGAG GATATCAGCAGCTCAATGACAAACAGCACAGCTACCAGCAAGCCCCCAGTGACCCTACGCATTGTAGTACCTGCCAGCCAGTGTGGCTCACTCATTGGGAAAGGTGGCTGCAAGATCAAGGAAATTCGAGAG TCAACCGGTGCTCAGGTACAGGTGGCAGGAGACATGCTTCCCAACTCCACAGAACGTGCCATCACCATTGCTGGGACTCCTCAGTCAATAATTGAGTGTGTTAAGCAGATCTGTGTGGTCATGCTTGAG TCTCCCCCTAAAGGGGTCACCATCCCCTACCGACCCAAGCCTTCAGGATCACCCGTCATCTTTGCAGGTGGACAG GCCTATGCTGTACAAGGACAGCACGCGATCCCACAGCCAGAT CTCACCAAGCTTCACCAGCTGGCTATGCAGCAGAGCCCTTTCCCTATTGCACCAGGCAACCAGGGATTCACTG gGATAGATGCTTCTGCTCAGACTAGTTCCCATGAGATGACCATTCCAAATGAT CTGATTGGATGCATCATTGGCCGCCAGGGAGCCAAGATCAATGAGATCAGGCAAATGTCAGGTGCCCAGATCAAGATCGCAAATCCAGTGGACGGATCAACTGACCGCCAGGTTACCATCACAGGTTCGCCCGCCAGCATCAGTCTGGCGGAGTACCTCATCAATGCAAG